A part of Corynebacterium afermentans subsp. lipophilum genomic DNA contains:
- a CDS encoding metal ABC transporter solute-binding protein, Zn/Mn family has translation MRNRFHPSPLAAIAATALAGSVLAGCSSESNDASGSDMIATTNVWADVASAVTGEDVDAIITGDAVDPHHYEPSAKDLSRIKEADTVVANGGAYDAALYTAAEQDRIIYAIPLLDEHEAHDHEHAHDHAHMPNSLDELEHAWFAPEKVLQVAEDIADRTGGDASDVKQRIGDTQSKLNAVPHVHIGMTETIAAGLVWGTELHDITPEEYVKASLNHQEPSAAAVAAFLEQIERGELDMLFVNPQSTNSATQRLADAAKAHNVPVVEIRETPPAGQNFLDYFEEIVGQITDIAAHAEPTGHHH, from the coding sequence ATGCGAAATCGTTTTCACCCCTCTCCCCTGGCCGCGATTGCGGCAACTGCTCTTGCTGGTTCGGTGCTGGCCGGATGCTCGTCGGAAAGCAATGATGCAAGCGGCAGCGACATGATCGCCACCACCAACGTCTGGGCGGACGTGGCCTCCGCGGTCACGGGCGAGGACGTGGACGCGATCATCACCGGTGATGCGGTGGATCCGCACCACTACGAGCCGTCCGCGAAGGACCTCTCGCGAATCAAGGAAGCGGACACCGTCGTGGCCAACGGCGGCGCGTACGACGCCGCCCTCTACACCGCCGCTGAGCAGGACCGCATCATCTACGCAATCCCGCTTCTCGACGAGCACGAGGCTCACGACCACGAGCATGCCCACGACCACGCGCACATGCCCAACTCCCTGGACGAACTCGAGCACGCCTGGTTCGCGCCGGAGAAGGTGCTGCAGGTCGCAGAGGACATTGCGGATCGCACCGGAGGGGACGCGTCAGACGTCAAGCAGCGCATCGGCGACACCCAATCCAAGCTCAACGCGGTGCCGCACGTGCACATCGGCATGACTGAGACGATCGCGGCCGGCCTGGTGTGGGGCACGGAGCTGCACGACATCACGCCCGAGGAGTACGTCAAGGCCAGCCTGAACCACCAGGAGCCGTCCGCGGCGGCGGTGGCGGCCTTCCTGGAGCAGATCGAGCGCGGCGAGCTGGACATGCTGTTTGTGAACCCGCAGAGCACCAACAGCGCCACCCAGCGGTTGGCGGATGCGGCGAAGGCGCATAATGTTCCCGTTGTTGAAATTCGGGAGACGCCCCCGGCCGGCCAGAATTTCCTGGACTACTTCGAGGAGATCGTGGGTCAGATCACCGACATCGCAGCCCACGCTGAGCCGACCGGCCACCACCACTAG
- a CDS encoding S9 family peptidase, with protein MIPPVAEKRPIVRKFHGREFVDNYEWLRDKDNPEVIAHLEAENSYTEEKTSAWSGLVDDVYGEIKSRIKETDMSVPQRQGDWWYYGRTIEGKDYGISCRVPTADDPWTPPEVTEDMPGEQVLLDVNELAAGHEFFALGASSVSTSGRLLAYSFDTEGDERFTMRIKNLETGELLDDELEGLFYGATWAGEDYLFYVRCDDAWRPHQIWRHKLGTPAAEDVLVYEETDEKFGVGVGADRAERFLMIIASSSLTSEYRVLDLADPTGEFEVLWEREAGIEYHPDFCVVDGEEQWVVTHNAHGANFCVATTPVGTVAPLRELPVLVEHSETVRIEGIDTYRDFLFIAYRRGGIPRLAVATLDGGFGEFKELEFSEELYTVGLGGNPEWDAPVVRVGYSSYTQPSQVLDYTVATGELTLLKEKEVEGGYNPEEYEAYGEWAIAPDGEQVPISVVRRKGVEGPAPALLYGYGSYEASTDPGFSVARLSLLDRGMVWVCAHVRGGGEMGRAWYDNGKMLHKANTFTDFIACADRVVELGLTTHEQLVAEGGSAGGLLMGAVANMAPEKFAGVLAIVPFVDPLTSILKPELPLTVGEWEEWGDPYHDPEVYDYMAKYAPYENVTPQDYPDILAVTSLNDTRVLYVEPAKWVAKLREVGTAGEILLKTEMSAGHGGVSGRYAKWKQTAFEYAWTLVKAGAV; from the coding sequence ATGATCCCACCCGTAGCTGAGAAACGCCCGATTGTCCGCAAATTTCACGGCCGCGAGTTCGTGGACAACTACGAGTGGCTGCGCGACAAGGACAACCCAGAAGTCATCGCCCACCTCGAGGCCGAAAACTCCTATACGGAAGAAAAAACGTCCGCCTGGTCCGGGCTGGTGGACGACGTCTACGGCGAGATCAAATCCCGCATCAAAGAGACCGACATGTCCGTGCCGCAGCGCCAGGGCGACTGGTGGTACTACGGCCGCACCATCGAGGGCAAGGACTACGGCATCTCGTGCCGCGTCCCGACCGCCGATGACCCGTGGACCCCGCCTGAGGTCACCGAGGACATGCCGGGGGAGCAGGTGCTTCTCGACGTCAACGAGCTCGCCGCCGGGCACGAGTTCTTCGCGCTCGGGGCATCGTCCGTGTCCACCTCCGGGCGCCTGCTCGCGTACTCCTTCGACACCGAAGGCGACGAGCGCTTCACCATGCGGATCAAGAACCTCGAGACCGGCGAGCTGCTCGACGACGAGCTCGAGGGCCTCTTCTACGGCGCGACCTGGGCGGGCGAGGACTACCTGTTCTACGTCCGCTGCGACGACGCCTGGCGTCCCCACCAGATCTGGCGCCACAAGCTGGGCACACCTGCTGCCGAAGACGTGCTGGTGTACGAAGAGACCGACGAGAAGTTCGGCGTCGGCGTGGGCGCGGACCGCGCGGAACGCTTCCTCATGATCATTGCGTCGTCGTCGTTGACCTCCGAGTACCGCGTGCTCGACCTGGCTGACCCCACCGGCGAATTTGAGGTGCTGTGGGAGCGCGAAGCGGGCATCGAGTACCACCCCGACTTCTGCGTCGTCGATGGCGAAGAGCAGTGGGTAGTCACCCACAACGCGCACGGGGCGAACTTCTGCGTTGCGACGACCCCGGTCGGCACCGTGGCGCCCCTGCGGGAGCTGCCCGTGCTGGTGGAGCACTCCGAGACCGTGCGCATCGAAGGGATCGACACTTACCGCGACTTTTTGTTTATTGCGTACCGGCGCGGCGGGATTCCGCGGCTGGCCGTGGCAACGCTCGACGGCGGCTTTGGCGAGTTCAAGGAGTTGGAGTTCTCCGAGGAGCTCTACACCGTGGGCCTCGGCGGAAACCCGGAGTGGGACGCCCCGGTGGTGCGCGTCGGCTACTCGTCGTACACCCAGCCCTCGCAGGTGTTGGACTACACGGTCGCGACCGGCGAGCTGACACTGCTGAAGGAAAAAGAGGTCGAGGGCGGCTACAACCCGGAGGAGTACGAGGCTTACGGCGAGTGGGCAATCGCCCCGGACGGCGAGCAGGTGCCGATTTCGGTGGTGCGCCGCAAGGGCGTCGAAGGCCCAGCGCCCGCGCTGCTGTACGGATACGGCTCCTACGAAGCGTCCACGGATCCCGGGTTCTCCGTGGCGCGGTTGAGTTTGCTCGACCGCGGCATGGTGTGGGTGTGCGCCCACGTGCGCGGCGGCGGCGAGATGGGTCGCGCGTGGTACGACAACGGCAAGATGCTGCACAAGGCCAACACGTTCACCGACTTCATCGCGTGCGCGGACCGCGTCGTGGAGCTGGGGTTGACCACCCACGAGCAGCTGGTGGCCGAGGGCGGCTCCGCAGGCGGCCTGCTCATGGGCGCGGTGGCGAATATGGCGCCGGAGAAGTTCGCCGGCGTTCTCGCGATCGTGCCGTTCGTGGACCCGCTGACCTCCATTCTGAAGCCGGAGCTGCCGCTGACGGTGGGCGAGTGGGAGGAGTGGGGCGACCCGTATCACGATCCCGAGGTGTACGACTACATGGCGAAGTACGCCCCGTACGAAAATGTCACTCCGCAGGACTACCCGGACATTCTCGCGGTGACTAGCCTGAACGACACCCGCGTGCTCTACGTCGAGCCCGCGAAGTGGGTGGCCAAGCTGCGCGAGGTGGGCACCGCAGGCGAGATCCTGCTGAAGACGGAGATGTCCGCAGGGCACGGCGGCGTGTCCGGCCGCTACGCCAAGTGGAAGCAGACCGCATTCGAGTACGCGTGGACGCTGGTGAAAGCCGGGGCGGTTTAG
- a CDS encoding DUF2334 domain-containing protein has product MPGRVLVSISSIFDATLEDVISMVRDLDREGMPVSLLVAPHIDKKWHLAKDEGTRAWLAEQLGNRALMLNGFDQPVQGRRSEFASLGEHEARLRLKGATRQMSALGFDLDMFAPPRWRMSDGTLKVLDEFGFTVAASTKGIYRLERGEFAQARNLSVGEGYGAAKWWRRNVIKAAERGAEKGNTIRLSVSGRELGQKKVRRDFLAAAAAAVEKGAQPADYREYR; this is encoded by the coding sequence ATGCCTGGGCGCGTGCTTGTTTCAATTTCCTCCATCTTCGACGCGACGTTGGAGGACGTCATCAGCATGGTGCGCGACCTGGACCGCGAGGGGATGCCAGTTTCACTGCTGGTTGCGCCCCACATTGACAAAAAGTGGCACCTGGCCAAGGACGAAGGCACCCGCGCCTGGCTCGCCGAGCAGCTCGGCAACCGCGCGCTCATGCTCAACGGCTTCGACCAGCCGGTGCAGGGAAGGCGCAGCGAGTTTGCCAGTTTGGGCGAGCACGAGGCGAGGCTTCGTCTCAAAGGCGCCACGCGTCAGATGTCGGCGCTTGGTTTCGACTTGGATATGTTCGCGCCGCCGCGCTGGCGCATGTCGGACGGCACGTTAAAGGTGCTCGACGAGTTCGGTTTTACCGTCGCTGCCTCCACCAAGGGCATCTACCGCCTTGAACGCGGCGAGTTCGCCCAGGCGCGCAACCTGTCGGTGGGTGAGGGCTACGGCGCGGCGAAGTGGTGGCGCCGCAACGTGATCAAGGCCGCTGAGCGCGGCGCGGAGAAGGGCAACACGATCCGCTTGTCCGTCTCCGGTCGCGAGCTGGGGCAGAAGAAGGTGCGCCGCGACTTCCTTGCCGCAGCCGCCGCCGCGGTGGAAAAGGGCGCTCAACCGGCGGACTACCGGGAGTACCGCTAG
- a CDS encoding metal ABC transporter ATP-binding protein, whose translation MIAELRSAAVEPLWRDLTLTVEPGEFIAVLGPNGVGKSTLLGTLMGTRKLSSGAANVHGQIGFIPQQHMFPKDLPVRGRDLVALAMGRRARPEDVDKQLASVGAQSFSERRVGVLSGGQQQLIRQAQAFAQSPELLLCDEPLLSLDPARARDTVQRLAEHPAAVLCVTHSINPVLGVVDRVLYLGPEGHVVGSVSEVMRSEVLSELYGTRVDVVEVDGRMVVL comes from the coding sequence TTGATCGCTGAGCTTCGCAGCGCCGCCGTCGAACCACTCTGGCGCGACCTCACCCTCACCGTCGAGCCCGGCGAATTCATCGCGGTGCTCGGCCCAAACGGCGTGGGCAAATCCACCCTGCTGGGCACGCTGATGGGCACGCGCAAGCTCAGTTCCGGAGCTGCGAATGTCCACGGCCAGATCGGATTCATCCCGCAGCAGCACATGTTTCCGAAGGACTTGCCGGTGCGCGGGCGCGACCTTGTTGCGTTGGCGATGGGAAGGCGGGCGAGACCGGAGGACGTCGATAAGCAATTGGCTTCTGTGGGGGCGCAATCCTTTTCCGAGCGGCGCGTAGGTGTACTCTCCGGCGGCCAGCAGCAGCTCATCCGTCAGGCGCAGGCGTTCGCGCAATCGCCGGAGCTTTTGCTTTGCGACGAGCCCCTGCTCTCCCTCGACCCCGCCCGCGCACGCGACACAGTGCAACGCCTCGCCGAGCATCCGGCGGCTGTGCTGTGCGTGACACACTCGATCAATCCGGTGCTGGGCGTGGTGGATAGGGTGCTGTATCTGGGCCCGGAGGGGCACGTGGTGGGAAGCGTTTCCGAAGTGATGCGCTCCGAGGTGCTCAGCGAGCTCTACGGCACCCGCGTGGACGTTGTCGAAGTTGACGGACGGATGGTGGTCCTGTGA
- a CDS encoding DUF222 domain-containing protein, translating to MSAVLDQAVNQIVDGLRSLADVMRDPDTLHLVSTHVAMERLHACLPLLSNADVAFAFLCDRDGAGALVGANHAVEYLTRSLGLSRREAFALLEQGRKLYGEPEVPEPEPSEDETERERKEQEAEARRKKAREAQERARRAAEKANAEKKRIITDALKDLNEHANPGYQEILAEALAAAESLTAEELRKFVRDQVKRANKRGRDYDGEKDPLAAWKKRGIWLGEPDADGGSHFSGYLDAASRAKLEACLAAGDHMGSNMEGEDAAKRDSRRKHQRRLDQLMNVLDRYGDAATKSRGGVGTVVISLTLDDLLEADAFTEFATNTSVSLTPLDIVRLGLAGDSFILQLDSVTGVPLSLGRTRLASMEQKLVLLAMQGVCAWNGCTRPGVELEAHHLDSYLSGGLTSIDNLVLLCREHHMCNNDNKDGAGNKGHFGRDPDTGDVHYHPANGDPPRHTTTYQYRNSPGQRLAKKARSRHGGNPKRPPDPALFDLDG from the coding sequence ATGAGTGCAGTGCTCGACCAAGCGGTCAACCAAATCGTCGACGGGCTGCGGTCGCTTGCCGACGTAATGCGCGACCCCGACACTCTCCACCTCGTCTCCACCCACGTGGCCATGGAGCGCCTCCACGCCTGCCTGCCACTGCTGTCCAACGCGGACGTCGCGTTCGCGTTCCTCTGCGACCGGGACGGCGCAGGAGCCCTTGTCGGCGCGAACCACGCGGTGGAGTATCTGACGCGGAGCCTGGGCTTGTCCCGTCGAGAAGCATTCGCACTCTTGGAGCAGGGCAGGAAGCTCTACGGCGAACCCGAGGTGCCTGAGCCGGAGCCGAGCGAGGACGAAACGGAGCGCGAGCGCAAAGAGCAGGAGGCGGAAGCACGCCGCAAGAAGGCTCGCGAGGCGCAGGAGCGGGCGCGCCGTGCAGCCGAAAAAGCCAACGCGGAGAAGAAGCGGATTATCACTGACGCGCTCAAAGACCTCAACGAGCATGCTAACCCCGGCTACCAGGAGATCCTCGCCGAGGCGTTGGCGGCCGCCGAGTCCCTCACCGCCGAGGAGCTCCGGAAGTTCGTCCGCGACCAGGTTAAGCGCGCCAACAAGCGCGGGCGCGACTACGACGGCGAGAAAGACCCCCTCGCGGCCTGGAAAAAGCGCGGCATCTGGCTCGGGGAACCGGACGCGGACGGCGGCTCGCACTTCAGTGGCTACCTCGACGCCGCGTCACGGGCGAAGCTGGAGGCCTGCCTCGCCGCCGGCGACCACATGGGGTCCAACATGGAGGGCGAGGACGCCGCGAAGCGGGACAGCCGGCGCAAACACCAGCGCCGCCTTGACCAACTCATGAACGTGCTCGACCGCTACGGCGATGCCGCCACGAAGTCCCGCGGCGGGGTGGGCACAGTGGTGATCTCACTGACGCTCGACGACCTGCTGGAGGCGGACGCCTTCACCGAGTTCGCCACCAACACCTCGGTGTCGCTCACCCCGCTCGATATTGTCCGACTGGGCCTTGCGGGAGACAGCTTCATCCTTCAACTCGACTCGGTCACCGGTGTCCCGCTTTCCCTCGGCCGCACCCGACTGGCCTCCATGGAGCAGAAACTCGTACTGCTGGCCATGCAGGGCGTGTGCGCCTGGAACGGCTGCACCAGGCCGGGCGTCGAGCTCGAGGCCCACCACCTGGATTCCTACCTCAGCGGCGGGCTGACCAGCATCGACAACCTGGTCCTACTGTGTCGCGAGCACCACATGTGCAACAACGACAACAAGGACGGCGCCGGCAACAAGGGCCACTTCGGCCGCGACCCCGACACCGGCGACGTGCACTACCACCCCGCCAACGGAGACCCACCCAGGCACACGACCACCTACCAGTACCGAAATTCACCTGGTCAGAGGCTCGCCAAGAAGGCAAGGTCCCGGCACGGCGGCAACCCAAAACGCCCGCCGGACCCTGCCCTATTCGACCTGGACGGCTAA
- a CDS encoding metal ABC transporter permease, with protein MSAFLADTSYLLGQGFVQTTLVACALLGVLSGVMAPLIVLRQMSFSVHATSELALMGASAALLFGINVGFGAVFGAVVAALVLAALGLKGQQDSAVGVAMSFGMALSVLFIHLYPGNSNRALSLLTGQIVGVSAQNVMLLAGTTILVAGAVLVLWRPLLFSSADPVMAAACGVPVRTMALVFAVLVGIASAQSVQIVGALLVMSLLITPGASAAQVTANPKLAVVLSIVFAEVAAVGGMVLSLAPGMPVSVFVAFISFGIYLVCRVVGRVRG; from the coding sequence GTGAGTGCGTTTTTGGCGGACACGTCTTACCTGCTCGGGCAGGGGTTCGTGCAGACGACACTGGTGGCGTGCGCGCTGCTGGGCGTGCTGTCCGGCGTGATGGCGCCGCTGATCGTGCTGCGCCAGATGTCGTTTTCGGTGCACGCGACCTCCGAACTCGCGCTCATGGGCGCCTCCGCGGCGCTGCTGTTCGGGATCAACGTCGGCTTCGGCGCTGTGTTCGGCGCGGTCGTGGCCGCTCTGGTGCTGGCGGCGCTGGGGCTGAAGGGCCAGCAGGACTCCGCCGTGGGCGTGGCCATGAGCTTCGGCATGGCGCTGTCCGTGCTGTTCATCCACCTGTATCCGGGGAACTCGAACCGGGCGCTGTCGCTGCTGACCGGCCAGATTGTTGGCGTGTCGGCGCAGAACGTGATGCTGCTGGCGGGGACAACAATCCTGGTTGCAGGCGCCGTGCTGGTCCTGTGGCGGCCGCTGCTGTTCTCCTCCGCAGACCCCGTGATGGCCGCCGCGTGCGGCGTTCCCGTGCGCACGATGGCGCTGGTGTTCGCGGTTCTCGTGGGCATCGCGTCGGCCCAGTCTGTGCAGATCGTCGGCGCGTTGCTGGTGATGTCGCTGCTAATCACCCCGGGGGCGTCCGCCGCTCAGGTGACGGCGAACCCGAAGCTTGCGGTGGTGCTGTCCATCGTGTTCGCGGAAGTCGCGGCCGTAGGCGGGATGGTGCTTTCGCTCGCCCCAGGTATGCCGGTGAGCGTGTTCGTGGCCTTTATCTCGTTCGGGATCTACCTGGTGTGCCGGGTGGTCGGCAGGGTACGCGGCTAG